A region of Channa argus isolate prfri chromosome 8, Channa argus male v1.0, whole genome shotgun sequence DNA encodes the following proteins:
- the LOC137132167 gene encoding putative ferric-chelate reductase 1 isoform X4, with translation MTVQMWLWILIGPNIVTKVHGYASKSIIESCDSMAPKHYNKATGEDFKPQDTDSLYMVSCNPGRKGDPVTVSLISTAQEPFKGFMLMARQQGRVDDSHPVGKFILLEPDKSKLLDCGGFADSAVMQKNNVKKSLVKVNWTAEEEELNITFRATFVKSFDTFWERVDVNYTALPENSTPTPSTTKPSTTELSTSKSHTTGPSTEALSTTKSSTAELSTTKSNTSVLSTAELSTTKSSTAELSTTKSHTTGPSTTKSNTTAPSTEELSTTELSTTKSHTTGPSTEALTTNEPSMTTLSSYTSVTSSTSTNISQSCEGKESYHQAGTALICFESLFMELSKIISAVTTSSFSHHLNKVILSALVIVLIVIQFLELVIVLLPIGPSHELKEICNLVDKIFSVTHLFFTSAVIFVGVLENDNCRKNWKECWLLKVMTAYTVWILLFVIWVFVSGIYRQTILTTSKIGNSKAEGRGQQRTKRKLSVAQVIGVSVILIAGTMAFTVAVIYGIFTSGE, from the exons ATGACCGTTCAG atgtGGCTGTGGATTTTGATTGGCCCAAACATTGTCACAAAGGTCCATGGGTATGCAAGTAAATCCATTATAGAGTCGTGTGACTCAATGGCACCTAAACATTACAACAAAGCAACAGGGGAAGATTTTAAACCTCAGGACACTGATTCATTGTATATGGTCAGTTGCAACCCTGGCAGAAAGGGAGACCCTGTTACAG tttCTCTCATTAGCACCGCACAGGAGCCTTTTAAGGGATTTATGTTGATGGCTCGACAGCAAGGCAGGGTAGACGATAGCCACCCTGTTGGAAAATTCATCTTGCTTGAGCCTGATAAGAGTAAGCTCCTCGATTGTGGAGGATTTGCG GACTCAGCTgttatgcaaaaaaacaacGTAAAAAAGTCTTTGGTCAAAGTTAACTGGACTGCTGAGGAAGAGGAGCTAAACATCACTTTCAG AGCCACATTTGTTAAGTCTTTTGACACATTCTGGGAACGAGTGGATGTAAACTACACTGCACTCCCAGAGAACTCAACTCCCACACCAAGTACTACAAAGCCCAGTACAACAGAGCTAAGTACTTCAAAGTCACATACAACAGGGCCAAGTACTGAAGCGCTAAGTACTACAAAGTCAAGTACTGCAGAGCTAAGTACTACAAAGTCAAATACCAGTGTGCTAAGTACTGCAGAGCTAAGTACTACAAAGTCAAGTACTGCAGAGCTAAGTACTACAAAGTCACATACAACAGGGCCAAGTACTACAAAGTCAAATACAACTGCGCCAAGTACTGAAGAGCTAAGTACTACAGAGCTAAGTACTACAAAGTCACATACAACAGGGCCAAGTACTGAAGCGCTAACTACTAACGAGCCAAGTATGACTACTTTATCTTCTTATACAAGTGTTACATCCAGTACATCAACCAACATCAGTCAATCGTGTGAAGGAAAAGAG AGTTATCATCAAGCAGGAACTGCACTGATATGTTTCGAGAGTCTTTTTATG GAACTGTCTAAAATAATCAGTGCTGTCACCACCAGCTCCTTTTCTCATCATCTGAATAAG gTGATACTCAGTGCTCTTGTGATTGTGTTGATCGTGATTCAATTCCTAGAGCTGGTAATTGTCTTGCTGCCAATTGGACCCAGTCATGAACT GAAGGAGATCTGTAATCTTgttgacaaaatattttctgtcaCCCATCTGTTTTTTACaa GTGCTGTCATCTTTGTTGGTGTTTTGGAGAATGACAACTGCAGAAAGAACTGGAAAGAGTGTTGGCTTCTAAAAGTGATGACTGCTTACACCGTGTGGATTTTGCTGTTTGTAATCTGGGTTTTTGTATCCGGTATTTACAGACAAACAATACTGACGACAAGCAAAATAG GGAATTCAAAAGCTGAGGGACGTGGACAACAGAGAACAAAG AGAAAGCTCAGTGTAGCCCAAGTGATTGGTGTTTCAGTAATACTCATCGCTGGAACCATGGCTTTTACTGTAGCTGTCATTTATGGGATATTTACATCAGGCGAATGA
- the LOC137132167 gene encoding putative ferric-chelate reductase 1 isoform X2, whose protein sequence is MTVQMWLWILIGPNIVTKVHGYASKSIIESCDSMAPKHYNKATGEDFKPQDTDSLYMVSCNPGRKGDPVTVSLISTAQEPFKGFMLMARQQGRVDDSHPVGKFILLEPDKSKLLDCGGFADSAVMQKNNVKKSLVKVNWTAEEEELNITFRATFVKSFDTFWERVDVNYTALPENSTPTPSTTKPSTTELSTSKSHTTGPSTEALSTTKSSTAELSTTKSNTSVLSTAELSTTKSSTAELSTTKSHTTGPSTTKSNTTAPSTEELSTTELSTTKSHTTGPSTEALTTNEPSMTTLSSYTSVTSSTSTNISQSCEGKESYHQAGTALICFESLFMELSKIISAVTTSSFSHHLNKKLNTSGCVLCLATEISAFLLFYMGEPRKVILSALVIVLIVIQFLELVIVLLPIGPSHELKEICNLVDKIFSVTHLFFTSAVIFVGVLENDNCRKNWKECWLLKVMTAYTVWILLFVIWVFVSGIYRQTILTTSKIGNSKAEGRGQQRTKRKLSVAQVIGVSVILIAGTMAFTVAVIYGIFTSGE, encoded by the exons ATGACCGTTCAG atgtGGCTGTGGATTTTGATTGGCCCAAACATTGTCACAAAGGTCCATGGGTATGCAAGTAAATCCATTATAGAGTCGTGTGACTCAATGGCACCTAAACATTACAACAAAGCAACAGGGGAAGATTTTAAACCTCAGGACACTGATTCATTGTATATGGTCAGTTGCAACCCTGGCAGAAAGGGAGACCCTGTTACAG tttCTCTCATTAGCACCGCACAGGAGCCTTTTAAGGGATTTATGTTGATGGCTCGACAGCAAGGCAGGGTAGACGATAGCCACCCTGTTGGAAAATTCATCTTGCTTGAGCCTGATAAGAGTAAGCTCCTCGATTGTGGAGGATTTGCG GACTCAGCTgttatgcaaaaaaacaacGTAAAAAAGTCTTTGGTCAAAGTTAACTGGACTGCTGAGGAAGAGGAGCTAAACATCACTTTCAG AGCCACATTTGTTAAGTCTTTTGACACATTCTGGGAACGAGTGGATGTAAACTACACTGCACTCCCAGAGAACTCAACTCCCACACCAAGTACTACAAAGCCCAGTACAACAGAGCTAAGTACTTCAAAGTCACATACAACAGGGCCAAGTACTGAAGCGCTAAGTACTACAAAGTCAAGTACTGCAGAGCTAAGTACTACAAAGTCAAATACCAGTGTGCTAAGTACTGCAGAGCTAAGTACTACAAAGTCAAGTACTGCAGAGCTAAGTACTACAAAGTCACATACAACAGGGCCAAGTACTACAAAGTCAAATACAACTGCGCCAAGTACTGAAGAGCTAAGTACTACAGAGCTAAGTACTACAAAGTCACATACAACAGGGCCAAGTACTGAAGCGCTAACTACTAACGAGCCAAGTATGACTACTTTATCTTCTTATACAAGTGTTACATCCAGTACATCAACCAACATCAGTCAATCGTGTGAAGGAAAAGAG AGTTATCATCAAGCAGGAACTGCACTGATATGTTTCGAGAGTCTTTTTATG GAACTGTCTAAAATAATCAGTGCTGTCACCACCAGCTCCTTTTCTCATCATCTGAATAAG AAGTTAAATACATCAGGCTGTGTGCTTTGTTTAGCAACTGAAATATCAGcattccttttgttttatatgGGAGAGCCCAGGAAA gTGATACTCAGTGCTCTTGTGATTGTGTTGATCGTGATTCAATTCCTAGAGCTGGTAATTGTCTTGCTGCCAATTGGACCCAGTCATGAACT GAAGGAGATCTGTAATCTTgttgacaaaatattttctgtcaCCCATCTGTTTTTTACaa GTGCTGTCATCTTTGTTGGTGTTTTGGAGAATGACAACTGCAGAAAGAACTGGAAAGAGTGTTGGCTTCTAAAAGTGATGACTGCTTACACCGTGTGGATTTTGCTGTTTGTAATCTGGGTTTTTGTATCCGGTATTTACAGACAAACAATACTGACGACAAGCAAAATAG GGAATTCAAAAGCTGAGGGACGTGGACAACAGAGAACAAAG AGAAAGCTCAGTGTAGCCCAAGTGATTGGTGTTTCAGTAATACTCATCGCTGGAACCATGGCTTTTACTGTAGCTGTCATTTATGGGATATTTACATCAGGCGAATGA
- the LOC137132167 gene encoding putative ferric-chelate reductase 1 isoform X1, producing the protein MTVQMWLWILIGPNIVTKVHGYASKSIIESCDSMAPKHYNKATGEDFKPQDTDSLYMVSCNPGRKGDPVTVSLISTAQEPFKGFMLMARQQGRVDDSHPVGKFILLEPDKSKLLDCGGFADSAVMQKNNVKKSLVKVNWTAEEEELNITFRATFVKSFDTFWERVDVNYTALPENSTPTPSTTKPSTTELSTSKSHTTGPSTEALSTTKSSTAELSTTKSNTSVLSTAELSTTKSSTAELSTTKSHTTGPSTTKSNTTAPSTEELSTTELSTTKSHTTGPSTEALTTNEPSMTTLSSYTSVTSSTSTNISQSCEGKESYHQAGTALICFESLFMVLKMELSKIISAVTTSSFSHHLNKKLNTSGCVLCLATEISAFLLFYMGEPRKVILSALVIVLIVIQFLELVIVLLPIGPSHELKEICNLVDKIFSVTHLFFTSAVIFVGVLENDNCRKNWKECWLLKVMTAYTVWILLFVIWVFVSGIYRQTILTTSKIGNSKAEGRGQQRTKRKLSVAQVIGVSVILIAGTMAFTVAVIYGIFTSGE; encoded by the exons ATGACCGTTCAG atgtGGCTGTGGATTTTGATTGGCCCAAACATTGTCACAAAGGTCCATGGGTATGCAAGTAAATCCATTATAGAGTCGTGTGACTCAATGGCACCTAAACATTACAACAAAGCAACAGGGGAAGATTTTAAACCTCAGGACACTGATTCATTGTATATGGTCAGTTGCAACCCTGGCAGAAAGGGAGACCCTGTTACAG tttCTCTCATTAGCACCGCACAGGAGCCTTTTAAGGGATTTATGTTGATGGCTCGACAGCAAGGCAGGGTAGACGATAGCCACCCTGTTGGAAAATTCATCTTGCTTGAGCCTGATAAGAGTAAGCTCCTCGATTGTGGAGGATTTGCG GACTCAGCTgttatgcaaaaaaacaacGTAAAAAAGTCTTTGGTCAAAGTTAACTGGACTGCTGAGGAAGAGGAGCTAAACATCACTTTCAG AGCCACATTTGTTAAGTCTTTTGACACATTCTGGGAACGAGTGGATGTAAACTACACTGCACTCCCAGAGAACTCAACTCCCACACCAAGTACTACAAAGCCCAGTACAACAGAGCTAAGTACTTCAAAGTCACATACAACAGGGCCAAGTACTGAAGCGCTAAGTACTACAAAGTCAAGTACTGCAGAGCTAAGTACTACAAAGTCAAATACCAGTGTGCTAAGTACTGCAGAGCTAAGTACTACAAAGTCAAGTACTGCAGAGCTAAGTACTACAAAGTCACATACAACAGGGCCAAGTACTACAAAGTCAAATACAACTGCGCCAAGTACTGAAGAGCTAAGTACTACAGAGCTAAGTACTACAAAGTCACATACAACAGGGCCAAGTACTGAAGCGCTAACTACTAACGAGCCAAGTATGACTACTTTATCTTCTTATACAAGTGTTACATCCAGTACATCAACCAACATCAGTCAATCGTGTGAAGGAAAAGAG AGTTATCATCAAGCAGGAACTGCACTGATATGTTTCGAGAGTCTTTTTATGGTATTGAAAATG GAACTGTCTAAAATAATCAGTGCTGTCACCACCAGCTCCTTTTCTCATCATCTGAATAAG AAGTTAAATACATCAGGCTGTGTGCTTTGTTTAGCAACTGAAATATCAGcattccttttgttttatatgGGAGAGCCCAGGAAA gTGATACTCAGTGCTCTTGTGATTGTGTTGATCGTGATTCAATTCCTAGAGCTGGTAATTGTCTTGCTGCCAATTGGACCCAGTCATGAACT GAAGGAGATCTGTAATCTTgttgacaaaatattttctgtcaCCCATCTGTTTTTTACaa GTGCTGTCATCTTTGTTGGTGTTTTGGAGAATGACAACTGCAGAAAGAACTGGAAAGAGTGTTGGCTTCTAAAAGTGATGACTGCTTACACCGTGTGGATTTTGCTGTTTGTAATCTGGGTTTTTGTATCCGGTATTTACAGACAAACAATACTGACGACAAGCAAAATAG GGAATTCAAAAGCTGAGGGACGTGGACAACAGAGAACAAAG AGAAAGCTCAGTGTAGCCCAAGTGATTGGTGTTTCAGTAATACTCATCGCTGGAACCATGGCTTTTACTGTAGCTGTCATTTATGGGATATTTACATCAGGCGAATGA
- the LOC137132167 gene encoding putative ferric-chelate reductase 1 isoform X3: MTVQMWLWILIGPNIVTKVHGYASKSIIESCDSMAPKHYNKATGEDFKPQDTDSLYMVSCNPGRKGDPVTVSLISTAQEPFKGFMLMARQQGRVDDSHPVGKFILLEPDKSKLLDCGGFADSAVMQKNNVKKSLVKVNWTAEEEELNITFRATFVKSFDTFWERVDVNYTALPENSTPTPSTTKPSTTELSTSKSHTTGPSTEALSTTKSSTAELSTTKSNTSVLSTAELSTTKSSTAELSTTKSHTTGPSTTKSNTTAPSTEELSTTELSTTKSHTTGPSTEALTTNEPSMTTLSSYTSVTSSTSTNISQSCEGKESYHQAGTALICFESLFMVLKMELSKIISAVTTSSFSHHLNKVILSALVIVLIVIQFLELVIVLLPIGPSHELKEICNLVDKIFSVTHLFFTSAVIFVGVLENDNCRKNWKECWLLKVMTAYTVWILLFVIWVFVSGIYRQTILTTSKIGNSKAEGRGQQRTKRKLSVAQVIGVSVILIAGTMAFTVAVIYGIFTSGE; the protein is encoded by the exons ATGACCGTTCAG atgtGGCTGTGGATTTTGATTGGCCCAAACATTGTCACAAAGGTCCATGGGTATGCAAGTAAATCCATTATAGAGTCGTGTGACTCAATGGCACCTAAACATTACAACAAAGCAACAGGGGAAGATTTTAAACCTCAGGACACTGATTCATTGTATATGGTCAGTTGCAACCCTGGCAGAAAGGGAGACCCTGTTACAG tttCTCTCATTAGCACCGCACAGGAGCCTTTTAAGGGATTTATGTTGATGGCTCGACAGCAAGGCAGGGTAGACGATAGCCACCCTGTTGGAAAATTCATCTTGCTTGAGCCTGATAAGAGTAAGCTCCTCGATTGTGGAGGATTTGCG GACTCAGCTgttatgcaaaaaaacaacGTAAAAAAGTCTTTGGTCAAAGTTAACTGGACTGCTGAGGAAGAGGAGCTAAACATCACTTTCAG AGCCACATTTGTTAAGTCTTTTGACACATTCTGGGAACGAGTGGATGTAAACTACACTGCACTCCCAGAGAACTCAACTCCCACACCAAGTACTACAAAGCCCAGTACAACAGAGCTAAGTACTTCAAAGTCACATACAACAGGGCCAAGTACTGAAGCGCTAAGTACTACAAAGTCAAGTACTGCAGAGCTAAGTACTACAAAGTCAAATACCAGTGTGCTAAGTACTGCAGAGCTAAGTACTACAAAGTCAAGTACTGCAGAGCTAAGTACTACAAAGTCACATACAACAGGGCCAAGTACTACAAAGTCAAATACAACTGCGCCAAGTACTGAAGAGCTAAGTACTACAGAGCTAAGTACTACAAAGTCACATACAACAGGGCCAAGTACTGAAGCGCTAACTACTAACGAGCCAAGTATGACTACTTTATCTTCTTATACAAGTGTTACATCCAGTACATCAACCAACATCAGTCAATCGTGTGAAGGAAAAGAG AGTTATCATCAAGCAGGAACTGCACTGATATGTTTCGAGAGTCTTTTTATGGTATTGAAAATG GAACTGTCTAAAATAATCAGTGCTGTCACCACCAGCTCCTTTTCTCATCATCTGAATAAG gTGATACTCAGTGCTCTTGTGATTGTGTTGATCGTGATTCAATTCCTAGAGCTGGTAATTGTCTTGCTGCCAATTGGACCCAGTCATGAACT GAAGGAGATCTGTAATCTTgttgacaaaatattttctgtcaCCCATCTGTTTTTTACaa GTGCTGTCATCTTTGTTGGTGTTTTGGAGAATGACAACTGCAGAAAGAACTGGAAAGAGTGTTGGCTTCTAAAAGTGATGACTGCTTACACCGTGTGGATTTTGCTGTTTGTAATCTGGGTTTTTGTATCCGGTATTTACAGACAAACAATACTGACGACAAGCAAAATAG GGAATTCAAAAGCTGAGGGACGTGGACAACAGAGAACAAAG AGAAAGCTCAGTGTAGCCCAAGTGATTGGTGTTTCAGTAATACTCATCGCTGGAACCATGGCTTTTACTGTAGCTGTCATTTATGGGATATTTACATCAGGCGAATGA
- the LOC137132167 gene encoding uncharacterized protein isoform X5, with translation MLMARQQGRVDDSHPVGKFILLEPDKSKLLDCGGFADSAVMQKNNVKKSLVKVNWTAEEEELNITFRATFVKSFDTFWERVDVNYTALPENSTPTPSTTKPSTTELSTSKSHTTGPSTEALSTTKSSTAELSTTKSNTSVLSTAELSTTKSSTAELSTTKSHTTGPSTTKSNTTAPSTEELSTTELSTTKSHTTGPSTEALTTNEPSMTTLSSYTSVTSSTSTNISQSCEGKESYHQAGTALICFESLFMVLKMELSKIISAVTTSSFSHHLNKKLNTSGCVLCLATEISAFLLFYMGEPRKVILSALVIVLIVIQFLELVIVLLPIGPSHELKEICNLVDKIFSVTHLFFTSAVIFVGVLENDNCRKNWKECWLLKVMTAYTVWILLFVIWVFVSGIYRQTILTTSKIGNSKAEGRGQQRTKRKLSVAQVIGVSVILIAGTMAFTVAVIYGIFTSGE, from the exons ATGTTGATGGCTCGACAGCAAGGCAGGGTAGACGATAGCCACCCTGTTGGAAAATTCATCTTGCTTGAGCCTGATAAGAGTAAGCTCCTCGATTGTGGAGGATTTGCG GACTCAGCTgttatgcaaaaaaacaacGTAAAAAAGTCTTTGGTCAAAGTTAACTGGACTGCTGAGGAAGAGGAGCTAAACATCACTTTCAG AGCCACATTTGTTAAGTCTTTTGACACATTCTGGGAACGAGTGGATGTAAACTACACTGCACTCCCAGAGAACTCAACTCCCACACCAAGTACTACAAAGCCCAGTACAACAGAGCTAAGTACTTCAAAGTCACATACAACAGGGCCAAGTACTGAAGCGCTAAGTACTACAAAGTCAAGTACTGCAGAGCTAAGTACTACAAAGTCAAATACCAGTGTGCTAAGTACTGCAGAGCTAAGTACTACAAAGTCAAGTACTGCAGAGCTAAGTACTACAAAGTCACATACAACAGGGCCAAGTACTACAAAGTCAAATACAACTGCGCCAAGTACTGAAGAGCTAAGTACTACAGAGCTAAGTACTACAAAGTCACATACAACAGGGCCAAGTACTGAAGCGCTAACTACTAACGAGCCAAGTATGACTACTTTATCTTCTTATACAAGTGTTACATCCAGTACATCAACCAACATCAGTCAATCGTGTGAAGGAAAAGAG AGTTATCATCAAGCAGGAACTGCACTGATATGTTTCGAGAGTCTTTTTATGGTATTGAAAATG GAACTGTCTAAAATAATCAGTGCTGTCACCACCAGCTCCTTTTCTCATCATCTGAATAAG AAGTTAAATACATCAGGCTGTGTGCTTTGTTTAGCAACTGAAATATCAGcattccttttgttttatatgGGAGAGCCCAGGAAA gTGATACTCAGTGCTCTTGTGATTGTGTTGATCGTGATTCAATTCCTAGAGCTGGTAATTGTCTTGCTGCCAATTGGACCCAGTCATGAACT GAAGGAGATCTGTAATCTTgttgacaaaatattttctgtcaCCCATCTGTTTTTTACaa GTGCTGTCATCTTTGTTGGTGTTTTGGAGAATGACAACTGCAGAAAGAACTGGAAAGAGTGTTGGCTTCTAAAAGTGATGACTGCTTACACCGTGTGGATTTTGCTGTTTGTAATCTGGGTTTTTGTATCCGGTATTTACAGACAAACAATACTGACGACAAGCAAAATAG GGAATTCAAAAGCTGAGGGACGTGGACAACAGAGAACAAAG AGAAAGCTCAGTGTAGCCCAAGTGATTGGTGTTTCAGTAATACTCATCGCTGGAACCATGGCTTTTACTGTAGCTGTCATTTATGGGATATTTACATCAGGCGAATGA